Proteins co-encoded in one Dama dama isolate Ldn47 chromosome 2, ASM3311817v1, whole genome shotgun sequence genomic window:
- the LOC133067312 gene encoding GTP-binding nuclear protein Ran-like produces the protein MAAQGEPQVQFKLVLVGDGGTGKTTFVKRHLTGEFEKYVATLGVEVHPLVFYTNRGPIKFNVWDTAGQEKFGGLKDGYYIQAQCAIIMFDVTSRVTYKNVPNWHRDLVRVYENIPIVLCGNKVDIKDRKVKAKSVVFHRKKTLQYYDISAKSNYNFEKPFLWLARKLIGDPNLEFVAMPALAPPEVVMDPALAAQYEHDLEVAQTSALPDEDDDL, from the coding sequence ATGGCTGCCCAAGGAGAACCCCAAGTTCAGTTCAAACTTGTTTTGGTTGGTGATGGtggtactggaaaaactacattcGTGAAGCGTCATCTGACTGGTGAATTTGAGAAGTATGTAGCTACCTTGGGTGTTGAGGTCCATCCTCTTGTGTTCTATACCAACAGAGGACCTATTAAGTTCAATGTATGGGATACAGCTGGTCAGGAGAAATTTGGTGGACTGAAAGATGGCTATTATATACAAGCTCAGTGTGCCATTATAATGTTTGATGTAACATCAAGAGTTACTTACAAGAATGTGCCTAACTGGCATAGAGATCTGGTACGAGTGTATGAGAACATCCCAATTGTGCTGTGTGGCAACAAAGTGGATATTAAGGACAGAAAGGTTAAGGCAAAGTCAGTTGTCTTCCACCGAAAGAAGACTCTTCAGTACTATGACATTTCTGCCAAAAGTAACTACAACTTTGAAAAGCCCTTCCTCTGGCTTGCTAGAAAATTGATTGGAGACCCTAACTTGGAGTTTGTCGCCATGCCTGCTCTTGCCCCACCAGAGGTGGTCATGGATCCAGCCTTGGCAGCACAGTATGAGCACGATTTAGAGGTTGCTCAGACATCTGCTCTCCCGGATGAAGATGATGACCTGTGA